The following coding sequences are from one Achromobacter sp. B7 window:
- the ubiG gene encoding bifunctional 2-polyprenyl-6-hydroxyphenol methylase/3-demethylubiquinol 3-O-methyltransferase UbiG yields the protein MTTQIHDSDRPAVNADQAELDKFSALASRWWDPESEFKPLHAINPLRLEWIQECAGNLAGKKVLDVGCGGGILAEAMARGGAEVTGIDLADKSLKVARLHGLESGVKVEYRNVPVEELAVEQPGQYDVVTCMEMLEHVPDPASIVRACSTLVKPGGWVFFSTLNRNAKAFLFAIIGAEYVLRLLPRGTHSYDQFIKPSELSAAARAAQLEPVSMRGMEYNPITQIYSLSSDTSVNYLMATRK from the coding sequence ATGACCACGCAAATTCACGACTCCGACCGCCCTGCCGTCAACGCCGACCAAGCCGAACTGGACAAGTTCAGCGCCCTGGCCAGCCGCTGGTGGGATCCCGAAAGCGAGTTCAAGCCGCTGCATGCCATCAACCCGCTACGGCTGGAATGGATTCAGGAATGTGCGGGCAACCTGGCGGGCAAGAAAGTGCTGGACGTCGGTTGCGGCGGAGGCATCCTGGCTGAAGCCATGGCGCGCGGCGGCGCGGAAGTCACGGGTATCGACCTGGCGGACAAGTCCCTTAAAGTGGCTCGCTTGCACGGATTGGAATCGGGCGTAAAGGTGGAATATCGCAACGTGCCGGTTGAAGAGTTGGCTGTCGAACAGCCCGGGCAGTACGACGTGGTCACCTGCATGGAAATGCTGGAACACGTGCCGGACCCGGCGTCCATCGTGCGCGCCTGCTCAACGCTGGTCAAACCGGGCGGCTGGGTGTTCTTTTCGACACTGAATCGCAACGCCAAGGCCTTCCTCTTCGCTATCATTGGCGCCGAATATGTTCTGCGACTGCTGCCGCGTGGCACGCACAGCTACGACCAGTTCATCAAGCCCAGCGAACTGTCCGCCGCCGCCCGCGCTGCCCAGCTTGAGCCGGTCAGCATGCGTGGCATGGAATACAACCCGATTACGCAGATCTACTCGCTGTCGTCCGACACCTCGGTCAACTACCTGATGGCTACCCGCAAATGA
- a CDS encoding MFS transporter, with amino-acid sequence MLLPILLLSAAGFTILTTEFLIVGLLPGLARDLNVTVSQAGLLVTLFAFTVAATGPLLTALMANVERKRLFIGVLALFGVSNAVAAMAPNIWVMAVARFVPALALPVFWSLASATAVELVGPARAGRAISLVAFGIVAATVFGIPIGVLISDAFGWRAAFWVLSGVAFAKALLLLLTFPSTRIRADSVKLVTQLRILRDPIVLGHVVLSLLVFTGMFTAYTYLADMLERLAGFNGQIVGWTMMAFGAVGLIGNTLGGRMVDRSPLGATALFSSMMAAGLVFVAPVMQSHGLLAVALGLWGIAQAALFIVCHVRLMKAAPQAPAFAASLNISGANIGIGLGAVVGGHVIDNYGLASLGWAAALIVAISVGLALALMAASRGRAPAEPACANAV; translated from the coding sequence ATGCTTTTGCCCATCCTGCTACTTTCCGCCGCCGGTTTCACCATCCTGACCACCGAATTCCTGATCGTCGGCCTCTTGCCCGGCCTGGCCCGCGATCTGAATGTGACCGTTTCACAGGCAGGCCTGCTGGTCACGCTGTTTGCTTTCACGGTTGCCGCCACGGGTCCCTTATTGACGGCCTTGATGGCCAACGTAGAGCGCAAACGCCTGTTTATCGGCGTCTTGGCGTTGTTCGGCGTGTCAAACGCCGTAGCCGCCATGGCGCCAAACATCTGGGTCATGGCCGTGGCCCGCTTCGTGCCGGCCTTGGCTTTGCCCGTATTCTGGTCGCTGGCCAGCGCCACCGCCGTTGAACTGGTGGGCCCCGCGCGTGCCGGCCGAGCCATCTCGCTGGTCGCCTTCGGTATCGTGGCGGCCACCGTGTTCGGCATCCCGATCGGCGTGCTGATATCGGACGCTTTCGGTTGGCGTGCCGCGTTCTGGGTGCTGTCCGGCGTGGCGTTCGCCAAAGCCCTGCTGCTGCTGCTGACCTTTCCCAGCACCCGTATCCGCGCCGACAGCGTCAAGCTAGTGACACAGCTACGCATCCTGCGCGACCCGATCGTGCTGGGCCATGTTGTGCTGTCGCTGCTGGTGTTTACCGGCATGTTCACGGCCTACACCTATTTGGCCGATATGCTTGAGCGGCTGGCAGGGTTCAACGGCCAGATCGTGGGCTGGACAATGATGGCGTTTGGCGCCGTGGGCTTGATCGGCAACACGCTGGGCGGCCGCATGGTGGACCGCAGCCCCCTGGGTGCAACGGCGCTGTTTTCTTCCATGATGGCGGCCGGGCTGGTGTTCGTCGCGCCGGTGATGCAATCGCACGGTTTGCTTGCGGTGGCCCTGGGGCTCTGGGGTATCGCCCAGGCGGCGCTGTTTATTGTGTGCCACGTCCGGCTCATGAAGGCGGCTCCGCAGGCGCCGGCCTTTGCCGCGTCGCTGAATATTTCCGGCGCCAATATCGGCATCGGGCTGGGCGCCGTGGTGGGCGGCCATGTCATCGATAACTATGGGCTGGCATCGTTGGGCTGGGCGGCCGCGCTGATCGTGGCGATTTCCGTGGGCTTGGCGCTGGCGCTGATGGCGGCTTCACGCGGCCGCGCGCCCGCGGAACCTGCGTGCGCAAACGCCGTCTAA
- the serC gene encoding 3-phosphoserine/phosphohydroxythreonine transaminase — MARPWNFSAGPSALPEVVLQQAAAEMLDWHGSGMSVMEMSHRGKHFVQICDEAESDLRDLLGLPADYAVMFMQGGGSGENAIVPMNLMGRRGTPAADFVVTGHWSKRSYKEAARYGSTHVAASSEQAIQLDGREQAPLTWVPPVDTWNVRQESAYLHLCSNETIGGVEFMDWPDTAALGAPDVPLVVDASSHFLSRPMDITRCGMVYAGAQKNAGPAGVTMVIARRDLIGHALPICPSAFDYANVAAEHSRYNTPPTFAIYVAGLVFKWVKANGGVAGMEAANKAKADLLYGYLDSSGFYRNPIHAPVRSRMNVPFVLRDESLNDTFLQGADAAGLTQLKGHKSVGGMRASIYNAVPLAGVEALVEYLKEFERRYG, encoded by the coding sequence ATGGCCCGCCCCTGGAACTTCTCGGCAGGCCCCTCGGCCTTGCCCGAGGTGGTATTGCAGCAAGCAGCAGCTGAGATGCTGGATTGGCATGGCAGTGGCATGTCGGTGATGGAAATGTCCCATCGCGGCAAGCACTTCGTGCAGATCTGCGACGAAGCCGAATCCGATTTGCGCGATCTGCTGGGCTTGCCCGCTGATTACGCGGTCATGTTCATGCAAGGCGGGGGTTCCGGGGAGAACGCCATCGTCCCCATGAATCTCATGGGGCGCCGCGGCACGCCGGCCGCCGACTTCGTCGTGACGGGCCATTGGTCCAAGCGTTCGTACAAGGAAGCGGCTCGCTACGGCAGCACCCACGTGGCGGCCAGCAGCGAGCAAGCCATCCAGCTGGATGGCCGCGAGCAGGCGCCGTTGACCTGGGTGCCGCCGGTCGACACCTGGAACGTGCGCCAGGAATCGGCCTACCTGCATCTTTGCAGCAACGAAACGATTGGCGGCGTCGAGTTCATGGACTGGCCCGACACCGCCGCGCTGGGCGCGCCCGATGTGCCACTGGTGGTGGATGCGTCGTCGCATTTCCTGTCCCGGCCCATGGACATCACGCGCTGCGGCATGGTGTATGCCGGCGCGCAGAAAAACGCAGGCCCGGCAGGCGTGACCATGGTCATCGCCCGCCGCGACCTGATCGGCCACGCCTTGCCCATCTGCCCGTCGGCGTTCGACTACGCCAACGTGGCCGCCGAACATTCGCGCTACAACACGCCGCCTACCTTCGCGATCTATGTCGCGGGCCTGGTGTTCAAGTGGGTCAAGGCCAACGGCGGCGTGGCGGGCATGGAAGCCGCCAACAAGGCCAAGGCCGATCTGCTGTACGGCTACCTGGACAGCAGTGGGTTCTACCGCAATCCCATTCACGCGCCCGTGCGTTCGCGCATGAACGTGCCGTTTGTGCTGCGCGACGAATCGCTCAACGACACCTTCCTGCAAGGCGCCGATGCGGCGGGGCTGACCCAGCTGAAGGGTCACAAGAGCGTGGGCGGCATGCGCGCGTCCATCTACAACGCCGTACCTCTTGCGGGGGTTGAAGCGTTGGTCGAGTACCTGAAGGAATTCGAGCGCCGCTATGGATGA
- the pheA gene encoding prephenate dehydratase, which yields MDEDLQRKLRPLRERIDALDAQILDLLSQRARAALEVGEAKHAAQADGPVLRPEREAEVIRRLQQINPGPFPNAGVASVWTEIISACRGLERGMTVAYLGPQGSFSEQAALEHFGHAVQKLPCASFDEVFRAVEGGQADVGMVPVENSTEGAVNRSLDLLLNTPLTILGERSLVIRHCLMSQSGTMDGIKTISAHPQALAQCQGWLTRNYPDVERVAASSNSEAARASAGDPTIAAIAGEVAAPAWNLQVIAAGIQDDPHNRTRFLAIGNIQPLVSGKDKTSLILAVPNRAGAVYEMLAPLADNGVSMTRFESRPARTGQWEYYFYVDVLGHRNDPNVQRALATLQAQVAYLKVLGSYPAP from the coding sequence ATGGATGAAGACCTGCAACGCAAGTTGCGCCCCTTGCGCGAACGCATCGATGCGCTGGACGCGCAGATCCTCGACCTGCTGTCGCAGCGCGCCCGCGCCGCACTGGAAGTCGGCGAAGCCAAGCACGCCGCACAAGCCGATGGCCCGGTGCTGCGCCCCGAGCGGGAGGCCGAAGTCATCCGCCGCTTGCAGCAGATCAACCCCGGCCCGTTTCCGAATGCGGGCGTGGCGTCGGTCTGGACCGAAATCATCTCGGCCTGCCGAGGCCTGGAACGCGGCATGACAGTTGCCTACCTGGGCCCGCAAGGTTCGTTTTCCGAGCAGGCGGCGCTGGAGCATTTTGGCCACGCCGTTCAGAAGCTGCCTTGCGCGTCGTTTGACGAGGTGTTTCGCGCCGTCGAGGGCGGGCAGGCCGATGTGGGCATGGTGCCGGTGGAAAACTCCACCGAGGGCGCCGTCAACCGCAGCCTGGATCTGCTGCTGAATACGCCGCTGACGATCCTGGGCGAGCGCTCGCTGGTGATCCGCCATTGCCTGATGTCGCAGTCGGGCACCATGGACGGCATCAAGACCATTTCCGCGCACCCGCAAGCGCTGGCGCAGTGCCAGGGTTGGCTGACACGCAACTATCCCGATGTGGAACGGGTTGCCGCGTCCAGCAACTCCGAAGCGGCGCGCGCCTCGGCGGGCGACCCGACCATCGCGGCGATTGCCGGTGAAGTGGCCGCGCCCGCCTGGAATCTTCAAGTCATCGCGGCCGGCATTCAGGACGATCCGCACAACCGCACCCGGTTCTTGGCCATCGGCAATATCCAGCCGCTGGTCAGCGGCAAGGACAAGACCAGCCTGATCCTGGCCGTGCCCAACCGCGCCGGCGCCGTCTACGAAATGCTGGCGCCCCTGGCGGACAACGGCGTGTCGATGACCCGCTTCGAGTCGCGCCCCGCGCGCACCGGCCAGTGGGAATATTATTTTTACGTAGACGTCCTGGGTCATCGTAATGATCCGAACGTTCAGCGCGCGCTTGCCACGTTGCAGGCGCAGGTTGCCTACCTGAAGGTGCTGGGTTCGTACCCGGCGCCGTGA
- the ompA gene encoding outer membrane protein OmpA, which produces MNKPSKFALALAFAAVTASGVASAQTVDNWRNPFGNVWKNGTNELCWRDAFWTPATGIPGCDGVPVAQQKAKPAPMAAKVVFNADTFFDFDKSTLKPEGRQLLDQVAQQARGIELETIIAVGHTDSIGTDAYNQKLSERRAASVKTYLVSKGIDPNRIYTEGKGESNPIASNKTKEGRAQNRRVEIEIVGSRK; this is translated from the coding sequence ATGAACAAACCCTCCAAATTCGCTCTGGCGCTCGCCTTCGCCGCCGTCACGGCCTCTGGTGTAGCTTCCGCGCAAACCGTGGACAACTGGCGCAACCCGTTCGGTAACGTTTGGAAAAACGGTACGAACGAACTGTGCTGGCGCGATGCTTTCTGGACCCCTGCCACCGGTATCCCCGGTTGCGACGGTGTCCCGGTTGCACAACAGAAGGCGAAGCCGGCCCCGATGGCGGCAAAGGTCGTGTTCAATGCTGACACGTTCTTCGACTTCGACAAGTCGACCCTGAAGCCCGAAGGTCGTCAGCTGCTGGATCAAGTCGCCCAGCAAGCTCGCGGTATCGAGCTGGAAACCATCATTGCTGTTGGCCACACCGATTCGATCGGTACTGACGCCTACAACCAGAAGCTGTCCGAGCGCCGCGCCGCTTCGGTCAAGACCTACCTGGTCAGCAAGGGTATCGACCCCAACCGTATCTACACGGAAGGTAAGGGCGAGTCGAACCCGATCGCTTCCAACAAGACGAAAGAGGGCCGCGCCCAAAACCGTCGCGTTGAAATCGAAATCGTGGGTAGCCGCAAGTAA
- a CDS encoding prephenate dehydrogenase/arogenate dehydrogenase family protein — MNDALPSSDQGAAGPLIPVLAVVGVGLIGGSFAAALRQAGQVGRVLGVGRNAASLARAVELGLIDEAVSAEDAAARADLVLLSTPVGGLKNVLSRMLPHLGANTVVTDAGSTKAEVVDAARQALGEQIGRFVPGHPIAGAERTGPDAADASLYRGRTVILTPLPQNSAASIALVRRAWQACGASVIDMDADAHDRVLASVSHLPHLLSAVYMEQVATAADARTRLELAGSGFRDFTRIAAGSPEMWRDIFLSNRDAMLAELAEVRAVLDRAERAIANGDDAALLALLDTAAQARRKWQQE, encoded by the coding sequence ATGAACGACGCGTTACCTTCTTCCGATCAGGGGGCCGCTGGCCCCCTGATTCCTGTATTGGCCGTGGTGGGTGTGGGCTTGATCGGTGGTTCGTTTGCCGCCGCGCTGCGCCAGGCAGGGCAGGTAGGGCGCGTGCTGGGCGTGGGGCGTAACGCCGCATCGCTGGCGCGCGCTGTTGAGCTGGGACTGATCGACGAAGCGGTCAGCGCCGAAGATGCCGCCGCACGCGCGGATCTGGTTCTTCTATCCACACCGGTCGGTGGCCTGAAAAACGTGTTGTCGCGGATGCTTCCCCATCTGGGCGCCAACACCGTCGTCACCGATGCGGGCAGCACCAAGGCCGAAGTGGTCGATGCGGCGCGCCAAGCGTTGGGCGAGCAAATCGGGCGCTTCGTGCCGGGGCACCCGATTGCCGGCGCCGAGCGCACGGGCCCCGACGCCGCCGATGCCTCGCTGTATCGCGGCCGCACCGTCATCTTGACGCCGTTGCCGCAGAACAGCGCCGCGTCCATCGCGCTGGTGCGTCGTGCGTGGCAAGCCTGCGGCGCCAGCGTCATCGACATGGACGCCGACGCGCACGACCGCGTGCTTGCGTCGGTCAGCCACCTGCCGCATCTGCTGTCCGCCGTCTATATGGAGCAGGTGGCCACGGCCGCCGATGCCCGCACGCGCCTTGAGCTGGCGGGTAGTGGGTTTCGCGATTTCACGCGCATCGCGGCGGGTTCGCCCGAGATGTGGCGCGATATCTTTTTATCCAATCGCGACGCGATGCTGGCCGAGCTTGCCGAGGTGCGCGCCGTGCTGGACCGAGCCGAACGCGCCATTGCCAATGGCGACGACGCGGCCTTGCTGGCTTTGCTGGACACTGCGGCCCAGGCGCGCCGCAAGTGGCAACAGGAGTAA
- the hisC gene encoding histidinol-phosphate transaminase, translated as MTTASKPLVAPAHVSAIAPYQAGKPIEELAREFGLDPAGIVKLASNENPLGMPKSARAAMLAAAESLARYPDPNGFDLKAALAERYGVPMNWITLGNGSNDILEIAALALLEPGSSAVYAQHSFAVYRLATQARGARHIVVPAKDYGHDLDAMFDAIADDTRLLFIANPNNPTGTFVPGDKIASFLERVHAAHGDRVTVVLDEAYNEYLDPEYRFDSTALARRFPNLIISRTFSKAYGLAGLRVGFSVSQPPLTDLLNRVRQPFNVNTLAQAAAIAALGDAAYLEEAYASNKSGKAQLCTAFDRLGLRYVPSFGNFVLVHVGDAPRINLELLKRGVIVRPVAGDGLPEWLRVSIGLPEENARFIDALTDILAT; from the coding sequence ATGACCACCGCATCCAAGCCCCTCGTTGCCCCGGCGCACGTCAGCGCCATTGCGCCCTATCAGGCGGGCAAGCCCATTGAAGAACTGGCCCGTGAATTCGGGTTGGATCCGGCGGGCATCGTCAAGCTGGCCTCTAACGAAAACCCCTTGGGCATGCCCAAGTCGGCGCGCGCCGCGATGTTGGCCGCAGCCGAGTCCCTGGCGCGTTATCCGGACCCCAACGGCTTCGATCTGAAGGCCGCGCTGGCCGAACGCTATGGCGTGCCGATGAACTGGATCACGTTGGGCAACGGCTCGAACGACATCCTGGAAATCGCGGCATTGGCGCTGCTGGAGCCGGGTTCGTCGGCCGTCTACGCGCAACATTCGTTTGCGGTCTATCGGCTTGCCACGCAAGCGCGCGGTGCGCGTCACATCGTGGTGCCGGCAAAAGACTACGGTCATGACCTTGACGCCATGTTTGACGCCATTGCCGACGACACGCGCTTGCTGTTCATTGCCAACCCGAACAATCCCACCGGTACGTTCGTGCCTGGCGACAAGATTGCGTCTTTCCTGGAGCGCGTGCACGCCGCTCACGGCGATCGCGTCACCGTGGTGCTGGACGAGGCCTACAACGAATACCTGGATCCGGAATATCGCTTCGACAGCACCGCGCTGGCACGCCGTTTCCCGAACCTGATCATTTCTCGCACGTTCTCCAAGGCCTATGGGCTGGCGGGGTTGCGGGTGGGCTTTTCGGTGTCGCAACCGCCGTTGACTGACTTGCTTAATCGCGTGCGTCAGCCGTTCAACGTGAACACGTTGGCACAGGCAGCGGCGATCGCCGCCTTGGGCGATGCCGCCTACCTGGAAGAAGCCTACGCATCGAACAAGTCGGGCAAGGCGCAGCTTTGCACCGCCTTCGATCGGCTTGGGCTGCGCTATGTGCCCAGCTTCGGCAATTTCGTGCTGGTGCACGTGGGCGACGCGCCCCGCATCAATCTGGAATTGCTTAAGCGTGGCGTAATCGTTCGTCCCGTCGCGGGCGATGGCCTGCCGGAATGGTTGCGTGTGTCGATCGGGCTGCCTGAAGAGAACGCCCGCTTTATTGATGCCCTGACCGACATCCTGGCCACATGA
- a CDS encoding HAD-IA family hydrolase yields the protein MSALILFDFDGTLADTAPDLAAAANQQRTRRGLEPMPYEALRPVASQGARGLLRVALDLAPGDPDYEPTRLQFLEDYAASSTVHSKLFPGIEQLLANIRERGLSWGIVTNKVTYLTLPIVEFLDLTRDSAVLVCGDTTAHAKPHPLPLQHAAREAGFATDRCVYVGDDLRDIQAAHAAGMPAVAAAYGYVGEDDDIISWQAETCANTPEELWAAIQPLLPSDVR from the coding sequence ATGAGCGCCCTGATCCTGTTTGATTTCGACGGCACCCTGGCCGACACCGCCCCCGACCTGGCCGCCGCCGCCAACCAGCAGCGCACGCGTCGCGGCCTGGAGCCCATGCCGTATGAAGCCTTGCGTCCGGTAGCGTCGCAAGGCGCGCGTGGCCTGCTTCGGGTGGCGCTGGACCTGGCGCCCGGCGATCCGGATTACGAGCCGACCCGCCTCCAGTTCCTGGAAGACTACGCGGCCAGCTCCACGGTGCACAGCAAGCTGTTTCCCGGCATCGAGCAATTGCTGGCGAATATTCGCGAACGCGGCCTGTCGTGGGGCATCGTCACCAATAAAGTGACGTATCTGACGCTGCCCATCGTCGAGTTCCTGGATCTGACCCGCGACAGCGCCGTGCTGGTCTGCGGCGACACCACCGCCCACGCCAAGCCGCACCCGCTGCCCCTGCAACATGCGGCTCGTGAAGCCGGGTTTGCCACGGACCGCTGCGTCTACGTGGGCGACGACCTTCGCGATATTCAGGCGGCGCACGCCGCAGGCATGCCCGCCGTGGCAGCCGCGTACGGGTACGTGGGCGAAGACGACGACATCATCAGCTGGCAGGCCGAAACCTGCGCCAATACCCCGGAAGAGCTCTGGGCCGCCATCCAACCGTTGCTGCCCAGCGACGTGCGCTGA
- the gyrA gene encoding DNA gyrase subunit A → MDSFAKETLPVSLEEEMRRSYLDYAMSVIVGRALPDVRDGLKPVHRRVLYAMHELNNDWNRAYKKSARIVGDVIGKYHPHGDQSVYDTIVRMAQDFSMRYMLVDGQGNFGSIDGDNAAAMRYTEIRLAKIAHELLADIDQETVDFGPNYDGSEQEPLLLPSRLPNLLVNGSSGIAVGMATNIPPHNLQEVVDGCLYCLRNPACTVDELIEIIPAPDFPTGGIIYGMSGVREGYRTGRGRVIMRAKTHFEDMEKGNRQAIVIDAIPYQVNKKTLQERIAELVNDKKIEGISDIRDESDKDGMRLVIELKRGEVPEVVLNNLYKNTQLQDTFGMNLVALVDGQPRLLNLKQMIDYFLQHRREVVTRRTVFQLRKARERGHVLEGLAVALANIDDFITIIKAAPTPPVARQELMAKSWDSSLVRDMLSRADGDTPGGRAAFRPDDLGDEFGLQGDGLYRLSDTQAQEILNMRLQRLTGLEQDKIVGEYKDIMSTIADLLDILARPERITTIISDELQAIKAEFSTNTKDSRRSEIELNATELDTEDLITPTDMVVTLSHGGYIKSQPLSEYRSQKRGGRGKQATAMKENDWIDQLFIANTHDYLLCFSNRGRVYWLKVWEVPQGTRNSRGKPIVNMFPLADGEKVTVVLPVKEFSEDHYVFMATSRGTVKKTPLSDFSNPRKAGIIAVDLDDGDYLIGADLTDGKHDVMLFSDSGKAVRFDENDVRPMGRNARGVRGMMLEETQTVIALLVAGDETQTVLTATENGYGKRTPIGEYTRHGRGTKGMIAIQTTSRNGKVVGAVLVNPTDEIMLITTGGVLVRTRVAEIREMGRATQGVTLINVDDGSTLSGVRRVVESDADDDGELDDDVQAEDGQAEGGDDSNGAADSTDSTEPTEQ, encoded by the coding sequence ATGGATTCCTTTGCCAAGGAGACGCTTCCGGTTTCGCTGGAAGAAGAGATGCGCCGCAGTTACCTCGATTACGCAATGAGCGTGATCGTTGGGCGGGCGCTACCGGATGTGCGGGATGGGCTCAAGCCCGTCCACCGGCGCGTGCTCTACGCGATGCATGAGCTGAACAACGATTGGAACCGCGCTTACAAGAAGTCGGCGCGTATCGTCGGGGATGTAATCGGTAAATACCACCCCCACGGTGACCAATCCGTGTACGACACCATCGTCCGCATGGCGCAGGATTTCTCCATGCGCTACATGCTTGTGGACGGCCAAGGTAACTTCGGCTCCATCGACGGCGATAACGCCGCAGCGATGCGGTACACCGAAATCCGCCTGGCGAAGATCGCCCACGAGCTGCTGGCCGACATCGACCAGGAGACGGTGGACTTCGGCCCCAACTATGACGGCAGCGAACAAGAACCGCTGCTGTTGCCTTCGCGCCTGCCCAACCTGCTGGTGAACGGCAGCTCTGGCATTGCCGTGGGCATGGCCACCAATATCCCGCCGCACAACTTGCAGGAAGTGGTCGACGGCTGCCTGTACTGCCTGCGCAATCCGGCCTGCACGGTCGATGAACTCATCGAGATCATCCCGGCGCCGGACTTCCCCACGGGCGGCATCATTTACGGCATGTCCGGCGTGCGCGAGGGTTATCGCACGGGTCGCGGTCGCGTCATCATGCGCGCCAAGACGCACTTCGAAGACATGGAAAAGGGCAACCGCCAAGCCATCGTCATCGACGCCATCCCCTACCAGGTCAACAAGAAGACGCTGCAGGAACGTATCGCCGAACTCGTCAACGACAAGAAGATCGAAGGCATCTCCGATATTCGCGACGAGTCCGACAAGGACGGCATGCGCCTGGTCATCGAGCTCAAGCGCGGTGAAGTGCCCGAGGTTGTGCTGAACAACCTGTACAAGAATACGCAGTTGCAAGACACCTTCGGGATGAACCTGGTGGCACTGGTCGATGGCCAGCCGCGCCTGCTCAACCTGAAGCAGATGATCGACTACTTCCTGCAGCATCGCCGCGAAGTGGTCACGCGCCGCACGGTGTTCCAGTTGCGCAAGGCTCGCGAACGCGGCCACGTGCTGGAAGGCCTGGCCGTTGCGCTGGCAAACATCGACGACTTCATCACGATCATCAAGGCCGCGCCGACGCCTCCCGTCGCGCGCCAGGAATTGATGGCCAAATCGTGGGATTCGTCGCTGGTTCGCGACATGCTCTCGCGCGCCGATGGCGACACGCCGGGAGGCCGCGCGGCCTTCCGTCCGGATGACCTGGGCGACGAGTTCGGTCTTCAAGGCGACGGCCTGTACCGTCTGAGCGACACGCAAGCTCAGGAAATCCTGAACATGCGCCTGCAACGCCTGACCGGGCTTGAGCAGGACAAGATCGTTGGCGAATACAAGGACATCATGTCCACCATCGCCGACCTGCTCGACATCCTCGCACGCCCCGAGCGCATCACGACCATCATCAGCGACGAGCTTCAGGCCATCAAGGCCGAATTCTCGACGAACACGAAGGATTCGCGCCGATCGGAAATCGAACTGAACGCGACCGAGCTCGACACCGAAGACCTGATCACGCCGACCGACATGGTCGTGACCCTGTCGCACGGTGGCTACATCAAGAGCCAGCCGCTGTCCGAATACCGTTCGCAAAAGCGCGGTGGACGCGGCAAGCAAGCCACGGCGATGAAGGAAAACGACTGGATCGACCAGCTGTTCATCGCGAACACGCACGATTACCTCCTGTGCTTCTCGAATCGTGGCCGTGTGTACTGGCTGAAGGTCTGGGAAGTGCCGCAAGGCACGCGCAACTCGCGCGGCAAGCCGATCGTCAACATGTTCCCGCTGGCTGATGGCGAGAAGGTCACGGTGGTGCTCCCGGTCAAGGAATTCAGCGAAGATCACTACGTCTTCATGGCGACCTCGCGCGGTACGGTCAAGAAGACCCCGCTATCCGACTTCTCCAACCCGCGCAAGGCCGGCATCATTGCCGTGGACCTTGACGACGGCGACTACCTCATCGGCGCCGACCTCACGGACGGCAAGCACGACGTCATGCTGTTCTCGGATTCGGGCAAGGCCGTGCGCTTTGACGAAAACGACGTCCGTCCGATGGGCCGCAACGCCCGCGGCGTACGCGGCATGATGCTGGAAGAAACGCAGACCGTCATCGCGCTGCTGGTGGCCGGCGACGAAACGCAGACCGTGCTGACCGCAACCGAAAACGGTTACGGCAAGCGCACCCCGATCGGCGAATACACCCGCCACGGCCGTGGCACCAAGGGCATGATCGCCATTCAGACCACCTCGCGTAACGGCAAGGTGGTGGGCGCGGTGCTGGTCAACCCGACCGACGAAATCATGTTGATCACCACCGGCGGTGTGCTGGTGCGTACCCGTGTCGCGGAAATCCGCGAAATGGGCCGCGCCACGCAGGGCGTCACGCTGATCAACGTTGACGACGGCAGCACGCTGTCCGGCGTGCGTCGTGTTGTGGAAAGCGACGCGGACGACGACGGCGAACTGGACGACGACGTCCAGGCCGAAGACGGTCAGGCGGAAGGCGGCGACGATAGCAACGGCGCAGCGGACTCGACGGATTCGACGGAACCTACGGAGCAATAA